GAAACGACTCTTCCTCGCCTTGGCCGCGTTGGCGCTGCTGGGGGGGGCGGCCGCCGCCCAGCCGCTACCCTTTTTGCACGCCCAGGGGCCCCAGGTGGTGGACGCCGCCGGCCGCGCGGTGCGCCTGCGCGGCGTGAACGTGGGCGGCTGGCTGCTCCAGGAAAGCTACATCCTCAAAACCGACTCGCTGGGCTCGCAGGGGCGCATCAAGCGGGCGCTGCTGCGCACGCTGCCCGAGGCGGCAGTGGAGCAGTTCTACGCCGACTACCGGGCCAGTTACGTCACCCAGGCCGACATCAACTTCGTTGCCGACCAGGGCTTTAACTGCGTGCGGGTGCCGTTTCACTACGACCTGCTGCTGACGCCCGCCCAGCGCCACGCCCGCAACCAAGCCCTGGCCACCGGCAACTTGGCCGCCTACGTAGGGGCCCTGGCCGGGTACTACGACCGCAACGAGCTGTTTACGCAGCCCGCCCAGGCCCCCGGCTTCGCCCTGCTCGACGACGTGATAAGGTGGTGCGCCGCCCGCAACATGTACGTGGTGCTGGACCTGCACGCGGCCCCCGGCGGCCAGGGCACCGACCCCAACATCAACGACAACCTGGCCCCGCTCGACCTCTGGAAGCGGCGCGACGCCAAGGGCCGGCTCCTCTACCAAGACATCGCGGTGCGGCTGTGGGAAACGCTGGCCCGGCGCTACAAAAACACCCCCGCCGTGGCCATGTACGACCTCATCAACGAGCCGCACAACCTGAACGTCGCCCACGGCCTCTCGCCCAACCACGCCGAATTGAACGCGCTCTACAGCCGCCTCATCACGGCCGTGCGCGCCCAGGGCGACCATCATTTGCTGCTGCTGGAGGGCGACGGCTACGGCAACAACTACGCCGGCCTGACGCCGGCCGCGCTGACAACCAAGGACAAGACCAACCTCGTCTACAACGCCCACCACTACTGGGACACCAACGACCCGCGGGCCGCCGACGCCACCAACCCCGACCAGATTTCGCGCATCGGGGGCATGGTGAAGTTCCGGGCGGCGCAGCACGTGCCGGTGTGGGTGGGCGAAATCGGCGAGAACTCGAACGAGTGGCTGGCCGCCGCCTACCGGGCCCTCGACGCGGCGGGCATCGGCTGGTGCCACTGGACGCTGAAGCGCGTGAACGGCCGCACCAGCCTGCTCGATGTGAAGCCCTACGGCAGCATCCTGGACGCCACCGGCCGGGCCACGCTGCTGCGCAACTGCCTGTTTGCCAACTGCCAGGTGAACCGCGACGTGGTGGACGCCCTCACCCGCCAGCTCCGCACCAACGATACCCAGCCCTTCGCCTCGCTCACCGTGCCCGGCCGGGTGGGGGCCCCCGACTACGACCTGGGCCGCAACGGCCAGGCGTACTTCGACGCCTACGCCGAGAAAACCGGGGGCCTGCAAGCGCCCGCCCCCAACGCCGGCGGTGCCTACCGCAACGACGGCGTGGACCTCAGCGCCGACCCCGCGGGCCCCGGCTTTGTGGTGAGCCACACCGAGGCCGGCGACTGGCTGAATTACACCGTGCGCATCGGCCGCGAGGCGCCCTTCGCGGCGGTGCTGCGCGCGGCCAATCCCACCGCCCAGCCCGCCCGCCTGGCCCTATCGCTCGACGGCACCCGCCTCGGCACTTTCGACGTGCCCGCCAACGCCGCGGCCGCCGACTGGCCCCTGGCCGCCCAGGGCCCCCTGCCGCTGCCCCCCGGTACCCACACCCTGCGCCTGACGGTGGAAACCCCGGGCGCTGTCCTCAGCAGCATGACGTTCAAGGCCGTCCCGAAATAGTTGGCGAGGTTTAGTTGTCAGTTTTTAGTTGTCAGTTATTCGTTGTCAGTTATTCGTTGTCCGTTGTTAGTGGAGTGCTTCAACCAACGTACTGGTGGATTCGCGGCGGCGTGCGCTTGGCGGTACACCCTAACTAACAACTGACAACAAACAACTGACAACTAGCCCAGATGCTGCCCATTGCCTTCGCGCCCAGCTACGCCCACCCGCTGCCGGCTGCCCACCGCTTCCCGATGCTGAAGTACGAGCTGCTGCCCGAGCAGCTGCTGCACGAAGGCACGGCCACGGCGGCCGATTTTTTCGTGCCCGTGCCCCCGCCGGATGCCGACATTTTGCGGGTGCACGACGCCGGGTACTACCAGCGCCTGCGCCTGGGCCAGCTCACCCGGCAGGAGGAGCGGGTGACGGGTTTTCCGTGGTCGCCGGAGCTGTTTGCGCGCGAAGTCACCATCCTCGGCGGCACCATCGAGTGCGCCCGGCGGGCCCTGGTGCACGGCGCGGCGTTCAACATTGCCGGCGGCACCCACCACGCCTTCCGCGACCGGGGCGAGGGCTTTTGCCTGCTGAACGACCAAGCCGCCGCGGCCGCTTGGCTGCTGGCCAACGGGCTGGCGCAAAAGGTGTTGGTTGTGGACCTGGACGTGCACCAGGGCAACGGCACGGCCGCTATTTTCCAGCACGAGCCGCGCGTGTTCACCTACTCGGTGCACGGGGCCCGCAACTACCCCGGCCGCAAGGAAACCTCCGACCTCGACCAGCCCCTGCCCGACGGCACCGCCGACGCCGAATACCTCGGCCTGCTGGCCGCCACGCTGGGGCCCCTGGTAGCACGCGTGCGCCCCGACTTCGTGTTCTACCTGGCCGGCGTGGATGTGCTGGCCACCGACAAGCTCGGCCACCTGGCCCTGAGCCGCGATGGCTGCCGCCAGCGCGACGAGCTGGTGCTCAGCCTCTGCCACGCCCAGGGCCTGCCCGTGGTGGTGTGCATGGGCGGCGGCTACTCCGCCCGCATCGCCGACATCGTGGAAGCCCACGCCAACACGTTCCGGGTAGCCGCCAGCCTGTGGGGCTGAGTTAGGGCCCTGGGCGATGGGCCAATTAATGCTTATCCGAATAGGGCTTCGTCGGAATGACAAAGCCCTATTCGGATAGCCAGCTAGGGCCCCAGCGGCCCGGTAGCAGCCGCCACTTGCGTAGCCGGTCGTGCCGCTTACCGTGTATCTTGCGGTATGACTTTCTTCCGCTCATCGCGCCGGTTGGCACTGGCTGGCTGCGTTTTTCTGGCCGCTACCGGTGCGGCCGCGGCCCAAACCATGTCCAACGCCGTGCGCGCCGCCCCCACGCCTGATTCGGCCAAGGTGTACACCTACGTCGAGCAAATGCCACAGCTGCCAGGCAAGGCCAGCATTGTAGCGTCCATCCAGCAGGGGGTAGCCCCGGGTAGCGGCTGCAGCGGCAAGGTGTTCGTGTACTTCGTGGTGGGCCCCAGCGGCACAGTGAAGGACGCCAAAGTCATTAAAGGCCCGGACGGCGGCTGCAACGCGGCCGTGCTGGCGGCGGTGCGCAAGCTGCCACGCTTCCGGTCCGGCCGGCAAAACGGCAAGCCCGTGGCGGTTTCCTACACGGTGCCGCTTACTTTTTAGCCAGCTACCAACCGCTGGGGCCCTAACTCGGCCAGATAACCAGCTGCCACCGGAACGCCCAGCGCCAGCGCAGCTCATATTTTGCCAAGCCCGCTTGGGCCAGCAGCCCCACCCAATCGGCGCGGCGGAAGGCGCGGGCCACCGACAGCGGCGCGTCGTGCCGCACCAGGTACGAGCCGCCGAGCAGCCGCGTCAGGGCCCAAATGCTGCCGTAGGCCAGCCAGTGCCGGTGCAAGTCGTTGATGACCACGGCCACTTGCGCCTGCCGGGCCCACTGCCGCAGCAGGGCCCTCAGCTCGTCGTCGGTGAAGTGGTGGCAGAATAGGCTGCACGTCAGCACGTCGAAGGGCTGGGCCTGAAATTCGGCCGAGAAAATATCGAACTGCCGGTAGCTGATTTCGGGGTAGTCCTGGCTTTTGGCGCGGGCGTAGTCCAGCATGAATTGGTTGGCGTCAATGCCGACCAATTCCACCGCCACGCCGTGCTGGCGGGCCCAGCGGGCCACGTGGCGCAGGGTGTCGCCGCCGCCGCTGCCTAGGTCGGCCACGCGCAGCGGCCGGCCCGCGGGGAAGCGCGGCCGCAACCGAGCCAGCGCATCCAGCACCGGCCGGTAGCCGCCCAGCCAGGTGTTGATGAGTGCCAGCTCGTCGAGGTTGCGGCGCAAATCGTCCGAAGCCAGCGTCAGGTCGTCCATCAGCTCGGGGCCTGGGGCCCGGTACGTCAGCACGGCTTAATTAACGCTAAGCAGGCGCGGGCTGGCTAGTTCCGCCGACTCGGCCACCGCCCGCACGGTGGGCCCCTGGTGGCTGACGGTCAGCAGCATGGCTTCCAGCGTCAGGCCTGGCCCGAAGGCGAAGCTGAGCACCGGCGCCCCGTGGTCGGCGGGGGTGGCGGCGGCCAGCACGTCGCGCAGCACAAACAGCACCGTGGCCGACGACATGTTGCCGTAGTCGCGCAACACGCGGTAGGCGAAGCGGTTGTCGTCGTGGCTCAAATCCAGCGCTTGCTCAATGGTTTCCAAGATCTTGCGCCCACCGGGGTGGATGGCGAAGTGGTGGATGTCGGCGCGCCGCACGGGCAGGTTTTCCAGCAGCTGCTCCGTCAGCCGCCCAATGCCGCGCTGGATGAGCTTGGGTACGTAGCTCGAAAGCGTCATTTCAAATCCGAAGTCGTTGATGTGCCAGGCCATGTCGGCGTGCCCATCGGGCTCCAAGCCGCAGTGGAAGGCGGTGAGGGCCAGGCTGGGGGCCCCATCGGGCAAGGGCCGGCCCTGCACTAGGCACGCCGCCGCGCCGTCGCCAAATAGCGCGTTGCTCACGAGGTGGTCGTCTTCGGCGCTTTTCTGGAAGTGCAGCGT
This genomic stretch from Hymenobacter sp. PAMC 26628 harbors:
- a CDS encoding cellulase family glycosylhydrolase, which gives rise to MKRLFLALAALALLGGAAAAQPLPFLHAQGPQVVDAAGRAVRLRGVNVGGWLLQESYILKTDSLGSQGRIKRALLRTLPEAAVEQFYADYRASYVTQADINFVADQGFNCVRVPFHYDLLLTPAQRHARNQALATGNLAAYVGALAGYYDRNELFTQPAQAPGFALLDDVIRWCAARNMYVVLDLHAAPGGQGTDPNINDNLAPLDLWKRRDAKGRLLYQDIAVRLWETLARRYKNTPAVAMYDLINEPHNLNVAHGLSPNHAELNALYSRLITAVRAQGDHHLLLLEGDGYGNNYAGLTPAALTTKDKTNLVYNAHHYWDTNDPRAADATNPDQISRIGGMVKFRAAQHVPVWVGEIGENSNEWLAAAYRALDAAGIGWCHWTLKRVNGRTSLLDVKPYGSILDATGRATLLRNCLFANCQVNRDVVDALTRQLRTNDTQPFASLTVPGRVGAPDYDLGRNGQAYFDAYAEKTGGLQAPAPNAGGAYRNDGVDLSADPAGPGFVVSHTEAGDWLNYTVRIGREAPFAAVLRAANPTAQPARLALSLDGTRLGTFDVPANAAAADWPLAAQGPLPLPPGTHTLRLTVETPGAVLSSMTFKAVPK
- a CDS encoding histone deacetylase family protein; this translates as MLPIAFAPSYAHPLPAAHRFPMLKYELLPEQLLHEGTATAADFFVPVPPPDADILRVHDAGYYQRLRLGQLTRQEERVTGFPWSPELFAREVTILGGTIECARRALVHGAAFNIAGGTHHAFRDRGEGFCLLNDQAAAAAWLLANGLAQKVLVVDLDVHQGNGTAAIFQHEPRVFTYSVHGARNYPGRKETSDLDQPLPDGTADAEYLGLLAATLGPLVARVRPDFVFYLAGVDVLATDKLGHLALSRDGCRQRDELVLSLCHAQGLPVVVCMGGGYSARIADIVEAHANTFRVAASLWG
- a CDS encoding energy transducer TonB, whose amino-acid sequence is MTFFRSSRRLALAGCVFLAATGAAAAQTMSNAVRAAPTPDSAKVYTYVEQMPQLPGKASIVASIQQGVAPGSGCSGKVFVYFVVGPSGTVKDAKVIKGPDGGCNAAVLAAVRKLPRFRSGRQNGKPVAVSYTVPLTF
- a CDS encoding methyltransferase domain-containing protein gives rise to the protein MLTYRAPGPELMDDLTLASDDLRRNLDELALINTWLGGYRPVLDALARLRPRFPAGRPLRVADLGSGGGDTLRHVARWARQHGVAVELVGIDANQFMLDYARAKSQDYPEISYRQFDIFSAEFQAQPFDVLTCSLFCHHFTDDELRALLRQWARQAQVAVVINDLHRHWLAYGSIWALTRLLGGSYLVRHDAPLSVARAFRRADWVGLLAQAGLAKYELRWRWAFRWQLVIWPS
- a CDS encoding type III polyketide synthase translates to MTSYLGAIGTANPSHCIAQQQIADFMAQALEFGDADARRLRALYRVSGIGQRYSVLPDYGRPNGDYTFFPNTPGLEPFPSVGQRMAVYRREALPLALAAVADCRRQVPSLALASITHLVTVSCTGMYAPGLDIELVQALGLPAAVQRTCVNFMGCYAAVNALKLADAACRANPAARVLVVSVELCTLHFQKSAEDDHLVSNALFGDGAAACLVQGRPLPDGAPSLALTAFHCGLEPDGHADMAWHINDFGFEMTLSSYVPKLIQRGIGRLTEQLLENLPVRRADIHHFAIHPGGRKILETIEQALDLSHDDNRFAYRVLRDYGNMSSATVLFVLRDVLAAATPADHGAPVLSFAFGPGLTLEAMLLTVSHQGPTVRAVAESAELASPRLLSVN